In the genome of Aureimonas sp. OT7, one region contains:
- a CDS encoding LacI family DNA-binding transcriptional regulator has protein sequence MKDRHGQPVDMSAVTLREVSREAGVGASTVSRVLRNQGSFSARTRDRVLQAVEKLGYVPNRLAGALASAGSNLVGIVIPSLHNVVFPDLLRGVARQLDRTGQQAVIGVSEYSIEREEALVASMLAWRPSALLLVGLEHTDRTRQMLDAAHIRVAELLDLDGEGVDIVIGFSHREAGRACARHLLERGYRKIAYIGRDFASDRRSAKRCAGFREILREAGLDLVAIRELDGESSTELGRAALESLLVERVPMDAVFCSNDDYAVGALFHCMARGIDVPGQLAIMGYNGLDIGRAAPLPLATVLTPRVEVGEIAALKVFSSEPSQRLQVPFTIVPGATA, from the coding sequence ATGAAGGATCGTCACGGGCAACCGGTGGACATGTCCGCCGTGACGCTTCGGGAAGTCAGCCGCGAAGCCGGCGTCGGTGCCAGTACGGTATCGCGCGTGCTACGCAATCAGGGCTCCTTTTCCGCCAGAACGCGGGACCGCGTGCTGCAGGCCGTGGAAAAGCTCGGTTATGTGCCGAACAGGCTGGCGGGCGCCCTTGCCTCGGCCGGGTCCAACCTGGTCGGAATCGTCATTCCCTCGCTGCACAACGTCGTCTTTCCCGATCTCCTGCGCGGGGTCGCGCGCCAGCTCGACCGCACGGGCCAGCAGGCCGTGATCGGGGTGAGCGAGTATTCCATCGAAAGGGAAGAGGCGCTGGTGGCCTCGATGCTGGCCTGGCGGCCCTCGGCGTTGCTGCTGGTGGGGCTGGAGCATACCGATCGTACGCGCCAGATGCTGGATGCCGCCCATATCCGCGTCGCGGAACTGCTGGATCTCGACGGCGAAGGCGTGGATATCGTCATTGGTTTCTCCCATCGCGAGGCCGGGCGCGCCTGCGCCAGGCACCTTCTGGAACGGGGTTATCGCAAGATCGCCTATATCGGCCGCGACTTCGCCAGCGACCGGCGCAGCGCCAAACGGTGTGCGGGCTTCCGGGAGATCCTGCGCGAGGCCGGACTGGATCTCGTCGCCATCCGTGAACTGGACGGCGAATCATCGACCGAACTCGGCCGTGCCGCCCTTGAGTCGCTGCTTGTGGAGCGCGTCCCCATGGACGCGGTGTTCTGCTCCAACGACGATTACGCGGTCGGCGCGCTGTTCCATTGCATGGCGCGCGGGATCGACGTGCCGGGGCAACTGGCGATCATGGGCTACAACGGGCTCGATATCGGCCGGGCGGCGCCGCTGCCGCTGGCCACCGTCCTGACGCCGCGCGTCGAAGTCGGCGAGATCGCGGCGCTGAAGGTCTTTTCCAGCGAGCCCTCACAGCGTCTGCAAGTGCCTTTCACCATCGTCCCGGGGGCGACCGCCTGA
- the cydX gene encoding cytochrome bd-I oxidase subunit CydX — translation MWYFSWILGVGLACAFAILNAMWFEMREDRLLARPADGPAHGTQATRRNG, via the coding sequence ATGTGGTATTTCTCGTGGATCCTCGGTGTCGGCCTTGCCTGCGCCTTCGCCATCCTCAACGCGATGTGGTTCGAAATGCGCGAGGATCGACTCCTGGCGCGGCCGGCCGACGGCCCGGCCCATGGAACGCAGGCAACCCGGCGGAACGGCTAG
- the hemN gene encoding oxygen-independent coproporphyrinogen III oxidase — MNAVERYAAVSVPRYTSYPTAADFDAAVGPRDHARWLRDLDPQEAVSAYIHVPYCRRLCHYCGCHAKMARRDDVIDAYRDRLMEEIELVSGLCGGRIPIGRLAWGGGTPSILGAEGLVRVVDALARHFDTSAIREHSIELDPRHVSPELCRRLADIGVDRASLGVQDADPAVQRAIGREQPMVIVRAAMDMLRNAGIARINIDLIHGLPEQTERSIVATCHAVAALRPDRIACYGYAHLPHRRANQRLVDTQRLPGPILRLALAEAVCDTLIGHGYGRIGIDHYALPDDPLAQATRAGRLHRNFQGYTDDERRSLIGFGASAISQLPGGFVQNEPGVGAYSRMVTEGRLATRRGHALSEDDRCRAAIIEALMCNLRIDLGSDGSRFADEIALLRPYVADGLVRVAGTRIEMTEAGRPFVRLAAAVFDRYRTEGGMRFSGAV; from the coding sequence ATGAACGCCGTGGAGCGTTATGCGGCCGTGTCCGTTCCGCGCTATACGTCATATCCGACGGCGGCGGATTTCGACGCCGCCGTCGGCCCGCGCGACCATGCGCGCTGGCTGCGCGACCTCGACCCGCAGGAGGCGGTCTCCGCCTATATCCACGTGCCTTATTGCCGGCGCCTCTGCCATTATTGCGGATGCCACGCCAAGATGGCGCGCCGCGACGATGTCATAGACGCCTATCGCGACAGACTGATGGAAGAGATCGAGCTTGTCTCCGGCCTATGCGGCGGCCGCATCCCGATCGGCCGGCTGGCCTGGGGTGGCGGCACGCCGTCCATACTGGGCGCCGAGGGGCTTGTCCGCGTCGTCGATGCGCTGGCCCGGCATTTCGATACATCGGCCATTCGGGAACACTCCATCGAGCTAGACCCGCGCCACGTGTCGCCGGAACTCTGCCGACGCCTGGCCGATATAGGTGTCGACAGGGCAAGCCTCGGCGTTCAGGACGCGGATCCGGCCGTGCAGCGGGCCATTGGCCGCGAGCAGCCCATGGTTATCGTCAGGGCCGCCATGGACATGCTGCGCAATGCGGGAATCGCCCGCATCAATATCGACCTGATCCATGGCCTGCCCGAGCAGACGGAACGCAGCATCGTCGCGACCTGCCATGCGGTCGCCGCGCTGCGGCCGGACAGGATCGCCTGCTATGGCTATGCCCACCTTCCCCATCGACGCGCCAACCAACGGCTCGTCGATACGCAGCGGCTGCCCGGACCGATCCTGCGGCTCGCACTGGCAGAGGCCGTGTGCGACACGCTGATCGGCCACGGTTACGGGCGCATCGGCATCGACCATTATGCCCTTCCCGACGATCCGCTGGCGCAGGCCACGCGCGCGGGCCGGCTCCACCGCAATTTCCAAGGGTATACGGACGACGAAAGACGCAGCCTGATCGGCTTTGGCGCATCGGCGATCTCGCAACTGCCCGGAGGCTTCGTCCAGAACGAACCCGGGGTCGGTGCTTATTCGCGGATGGTAACGGAAGGGCGGCTCGCAACGCGGCGCGGACACGCACTCTCGGAAGATGACCGATGCCGTGCCGCCATCATCGAGGCGCTGATGTGCAATCTGCGGATAGATCTCGGCTCGGATGGAAGCCGGTTCGCCGACGAGATCGCCCTCCTTCGGCCCTATGTGGCGGACGGGCTCGTCCGGGTCGCCGGAACGCGTATCGAGATGACGGAGGCAGGCCGCCCCTTCGTACGCCTGGCCGCCGCGGTCTTCGATCGTTATCGAACCGAGGGCGGCATGCGCTTCAGCGGAGCCGTGTGA
- a CDS encoding DMT family protein codes for MTQFVSPSLLPILLLLCSNVFMTFAWYGHLKFENKPLWAVILVSWGIAFFEYCLAVPANRYGAHVYSAAELKTMQEVITLAVFAVFSVTYLGERLTVNHLVGFGLIALGAFFIFKGPLRL; via the coding sequence ATGACGCAATTCGTCTCGCCCAGCCTTCTGCCGATCCTGCTGCTGCTCTGCTCCAACGTCTTCATGACCTTTGCATGGTACGGCCACCTGAAATTCGAGAACAAGCCGCTTTGGGCCGTCATCCTGGTCAGCTGGGGCATCGCCTTCTTTGAGTATTGCCTCGCCGTTCCCGCAAACCGCTACGGTGCGCACGTCTACTCGGCGGCGGAATTGAAGACGATGCAGGAGGTGATTACCCTCGCCGTGTTCGCGGTGTTTTCGGTCACCTATCTCGGCGAACGCCTGACGGTGAACCATCTTGTCGGCTTCGGCCTGATCGCGCTCGGGGCCTTCTTCATCTTCAAGGGTCCGCTGCGCTTGTAG
- a CDS encoding cytochrome ubiquinol oxidase subunit I, with protein MIDLTVVDLSRLQFAATAMYHFIFVPLTLGLSFLMAIMESVYVMTGRDIWRRMTLFWGTLFGINFAMGVATGIVMEFQFGMNWAYYSHYVGDVFGAPLAIEGLMAFFLEATFVGLFFFGWDRLSKVQHLCVTWLVALGANFSALWILIANGWMQNPVGSTFNPDTMRMEITDFMAVIFNPVAQAKFVHTVSAGYVTGAMFVIAISAYFILRGRHLELAKRSIAVAASFGLAASLSVVVLGDESGYAATQHQKMKLAAMEAMWHTEPAPAGFNLFAIPGEGQNRFEIQVPYALGLIATRSLTGEIPGILDLVETSGHRIANGLEAYRALQAIRADGTDASARAQFAQAWPDLGYALLLKRYREDILNATPEEITAAALDTVPGVAPMFWSFRIMVALGFYFIAFFAFAFWQTSRHRIVESRRFLKLALVSLPLPWVAIEAGWFIAEYGRQPWAVEGVLPTFYAASDLSVTDLAISLGFFITLYTVLAVIMVLLMLKVIKAGPSGHNLVMDAVSGAPVTPKGATATPDRH; from the coding sequence ATGATCGATCTGACGGTCGTCGACCTGTCGCGGCTGCAATTCGCGGCAACGGCGATGTACCACTTCATCTTCGTGCCGCTGACGCTCGGCCTGTCTTTCCTGATGGCCATCATGGAGAGCGTCTATGTCATGACCGGGCGCGACATCTGGCGCCGCATGACGCTGTTCTGGGGCACGCTCTTCGGCATCAACTTCGCCATGGGCGTGGCCACCGGCATCGTCATGGAATTCCAGTTCGGCATGAACTGGGCCTATTACAGCCATTATGTCGGCGACGTCTTCGGCGCGCCCCTGGCCATCGAAGGTCTCATGGCCTTCTTTCTGGAAGCCACTTTCGTCGGCCTCTTCTTCTTCGGATGGGACAGGCTTTCCAAGGTCCAGCACCTCTGCGTCACGTGGCTGGTCGCCCTGGGCGCCAACTTCTCGGCGCTCTGGATCCTGATCGCCAACGGTTGGATGCAGAACCCCGTCGGCTCTACCTTCAATCCCGATACGATGCGGATGGAGATCACCGATTTCATGGCGGTGATCTTCAACCCGGTCGCACAGGCCAAGTTCGTCCATACGGTCAGCGCGGGCTACGTTACCGGCGCCATGTTCGTCATCGCGATCAGCGCCTACTTCATCCTGCGGGGCCGACACCTGGAACTGGCCAAGCGCTCCATCGCAGTCGCCGCCAGCTTCGGCCTCGCGGCGTCGCTTTCGGTGGTCGTCCTCGGCGATGAAAGCGGCTACGCGGCCACCCAGCACCAGAAGATGAAGCTGGCGGCCATGGAAGCCATGTGGCACACCGAGCCCGCGCCGGCCGGTTTCAACCTCTTCGCCATCCCCGGCGAGGGGCAGAACCGCTTCGAAATCCAGGTCCCCTACGCCCTCGGCCTGATCGCGACGCGCTCCCTGACGGGCGAGATCCCCGGCATTCTCGACCTCGTCGAAACCTCCGGCCATCGCATTGCCAATGGCCTCGAAGCCTATCGCGCTTTGCAGGCCATCCGCGCCGACGGTACCGACGCATCCGCCCGGGCGCAGTTCGCGCAGGCATGGCCCGACCTTGGCTATGCGTTGCTGCTCAAGCGCTACCGCGAGGATATCCTCAACGCCACGCCGGAAGAGATCACTGCCGCCGCGCTCGACACCGTCCCTGGCGTCGCACCGATGTTCTGGTCCTTCCGCATCATGGTGGCGCTGGGCTTCTATTTCATCGCCTTCTTCGCCTTCGCCTTCTGGCAGACGAGCCGGCACCGCATCGTGGAAAGCCGACGCTTCCTCAAGCTGGCGCTCGTCAGCCTGCCGCTGCCCTGGGTCGCCATAGAGGCCGGGTGGTTCATCGCGGAGTACGGGCGTCAGCCCTGGGCGGTCGAAGGCGTGCTACCAACCTTCTATGCCGCCTCCGACCTGTCGGTGACCGACCTTGCGATCAGCCTCGGCTTCTTCATCACGCTCTACACCGTGCTGGCGGTCATCATGGTTCTCCTGATGCTCAAGGTCATCAAGGCCGGCCCCAGCGGGCACAACCTCGTCATGGACGCCGTCTCCGGCGCACCCGTCACGCCGAAAGGCGCGACAGCCACCCCGGACCGGCACTGA
- a CDS encoding glyoxalase superfamily protein, with protein sequence MSITFDTISARTLKSEAKSLRESRTRAGVAMTHGAALEEVARAHGFRDWNTARATLPEHAAAPFQVGMRVGGHYLERPFEGLVIGVRLLGSRPLLSVTIQFDTPVDVTPNLMFKTLRQRVTATVNADGVSPELRGNGQPVMRLAHL encoded by the coding sequence ATGAGCATCACATTCGACACAATCAGCGCCCGGACTCTCAAGTCCGAGGCGAAATCCCTGCGCGAGAGCCGTACACGGGCCGGCGTTGCCATGACGCATGGAGCGGCCCTCGAGGAGGTCGCCAGGGCGCATGGCTTCCGGGACTGGAATACGGCGCGGGCCACCTTGCCGGAGCACGCAGCCGCGCCCTTCCAGGTCGGAATGCGGGTCGGCGGCCATTACCTCGAGCGGCCTTTCGAGGGCCTTGTCATCGGTGTCAGGCTGCTTGGCAGCCGTCCGCTTCTGTCGGTGACGATCCAGTTCGACACGCCGGTCGACGTCACGCCGAACCTTATGTTCAAGACCCTGCGCCAGCGCGTCACTGCAACGGTGAATGCCGACGGGGTGTCGCCCGAACTGCGCGGCAATGGCCAGCCGGTCATGCGGCTGGCGCATCTCTAG
- the cydC gene encoding thiol reductant ABC exporter subunit CydC yields the protein MRALLSFGPLFMRHYRAFMVALLMAVVTVAAGVGLLAISGWFLTAAFLAGAGAAFNLFGPSSAVRGLSLLRILSRYGERMSGHDATLKALTQLRHWLFTRLMPNAGPLGKGLRRGDLIQRLTADVDTLDVVFLLAIGPMATALLAGSALCLVLWFVLPAAAIGYLGAFTAAAIGVPLLLTLATRRAGRDAVEAMTGLRMMALDGVDGRSEILGFGCRDRFLYRFDAAAAALGRARIDIADRAAFAQGSIQALTGAALLLVLVPGTDAVAHGRLSGPALAGLLLAALASFETTASLTRSVARLGAAETAAERLQEIATSSDGATPRHAGVEHIPDGDLRFDSAVAGYDGASPVGPLDWTVPQGSVVAIEGPSGSGKSTLLASVLQLAPLRAGTIRIGTVSTKDAVQAALYARVALLEQEAPIFLGTVRDNLLLADPDAAEHDLWGALADARLEAAVRTLPDGLDTEVGEAGHILSAGERRRLALARILLTRATILLLDEPTSGLDAETEAAFFADIRRACRGRTVVIATHADLPAGAVDTVLTVNGGLSG from the coding sequence ATGAGAGCGCTGCTGTCATTCGGGCCGCTGTTCATGCGGCACTATCGCGCCTTCATGGTGGCGCTGCTGATGGCTGTAGTGACGGTTGCGGCCGGCGTCGGGCTTCTCGCTATATCCGGTTGGTTCCTGACGGCGGCGTTCCTGGCCGGCGCCGGGGCTGCGTTCAACCTGTTCGGGCCCTCGTCTGCGGTGCGCGGCCTGTCGCTCCTGCGCATCCTGTCCCGCTATGGCGAACGGATGAGCGGTCACGACGCAACATTGAAGGCCCTGACGCAGTTGCGGCACTGGTTGTTCACCCGGTTGATGCCGAATGCCGGTCCGCTGGGCAAGGGCCTGCGTCGGGGCGACCTGATCCAGCGCCTGACGGCCGACGTGGACACCCTGGACGTCGTTTTTCTGCTGGCGATCGGACCGATGGCCACGGCGCTTCTGGCTGGCTCGGCGCTCTGCTTGGTCTTGTGGTTCGTGCTGCCGGCTGCCGCCATCGGCTATCTTGGCGCTTTCACGGCGGCCGCCATCGGTGTCCCGCTGCTGCTGACGCTGGCCACCCGCCGGGCCGGCCGCGATGCGGTGGAAGCGATGACCGGCTTGCGCATGATGGCGCTGGACGGTGTCGACGGCCGGTCCGAGATTCTCGGCTTCGGGTGCCGCGACCGCTTTCTCTACCGGTTCGATGCGGCGGCAGCCGCGCTCGGCAGGGCCCGGATCGATATCGCGGACCGGGCCGCCTTTGCGCAAGGGTCCATTCAGGCGTTGACCGGCGCCGCGTTGCTTCTGGTGCTGGTGCCGGGGACGGACGCGGTGGCACACGGCCGGCTCTCGGGTCCGGCATTGGCCGGCTTGCTGCTGGCCGCTCTGGCAAGCTTCGAGACGACCGCCAGTCTGACGCGCAGCGTCGCACGACTGGGCGCGGCGGAAACCGCCGCCGAGCGCCTGCAGGAGATCGCAACGTCATCGGACGGGGCGACGCCGCGCCATGCGGGCGTGGAGCATATTCCCGATGGCGACCTGCGTTTCGACTCCGCGGTCGCGGGCTATGACGGCGCGTCGCCCGTCGGTCCGCTCGACTGGACCGTGCCGCAAGGCTCGGTTGTCGCCATCGAGGGCCCGAGCGGCAGTGGCAAGTCGACCTTGCTTGCATCGGTCCTGCAACTGGCGCCGCTGCGCGCGGGGACGATCCGCATCGGCACGGTATCGACAAAGGATGCCGTACAGGCCGCCCTTTATGCGCGCGTCGCCCTGCTGGAACAGGAAGCGCCCATTTTTCTCGGCACCGTGCGCGATAATCTGCTGCTTGCCGATCCGGACGCGGCCGAACACGATCTATGGGGGGCCCTCGCCGATGCGCGGCTGGAAGCCGCGGTGCGCACCCTGCCGGACGGGCTCGACACGGAGGTCGGCGAGGCCGGGCATATCCTGTCCGCGGGTGAGCGGCGGCGGCTTGCCCTGGCGCGCATTCTTCTGACCAGGGCGACGATCCTGCTTCTCGACGAGCCCACCTCCGGGCTGGACGCGGAAACGGAGGCAGCCTTCTTCGCGGACATCCGCCGGGCCTGCCGGGGCCGGACCGTCGTCATCGCCACCCACGCCGACCTGCCTGCCGGCGCCGTCGACACGGTGCTGACGGTAAACGGCGGCTTATCGGGATGA
- the cydB gene encoding cytochrome d ubiquinol oxidase subunit II, giving the protein MTDIPLDYETMRLIWWALLGILLIAFAVTDGYDLGVGTLLPFAARSDEERRILLNLIGPTWEGNQVWLVLGGGAIFAAWPALYAVSFSGFYLAMITVLLALILRPVGFKFRGKVADPRWRTLWDWALFIGGFVPALIFGVAVGNVLMGVPFGLDAAMRPSYEGTFFGLLRPFPLLCGVLSVAMLTMHGAGVIATRTRGAVANRSRTYGRIAAVLTLILFALGGLWIAYGIDGYRVTNAIVTTLPSNPLSKSVALARGAWLANFSAHPWMMAAPALGFLGALLALAGLSARNGWLAIGGSSLSVTGIVATAGVSMFPFLLPSSLNPVISLTVWDASSSHLTLFIMLLATLIFLPLILAYTTWVYSVMRGPVTAQSIERNPNAY; this is encoded by the coding sequence ATGACCGATATTCCCCTCGACTATGAAACCATGCGGCTGATCTGGTGGGCGCTGCTCGGCATCCTGCTGATCGCCTTCGCGGTGACCGACGGCTACGACCTCGGCGTCGGCACGCTCCTGCCCTTCGCCGCGCGCAGCGACGAGGAGCGCCGCATCCTCCTCAACCTCATCGGCCCCACCTGGGAAGGAAACCAGGTCTGGCTGGTCCTCGGCGGCGGCGCCATCTTCGCGGCCTGGCCGGCGCTGTATGCCGTGTCGTTCTCCGGCTTCTACCTGGCCATGATCACCGTGCTGCTTGCGCTGATCCTTAGGCCCGTCGGCTTCAAGTTCCGTGGCAAGGTCGCCGATCCCCGCTGGCGCACGCTGTGGGATTGGGCCCTGTTCATCGGCGGCTTCGTCCCGGCGCTCATCTTCGGTGTTGCCGTCGGCAACGTCCTGATGGGGGTTCCCTTCGGCCTCGACGCGGCCATGCGTCCCAGCTATGAGGGAACCTTCTTCGGTCTCCTGCGCCCCTTCCCGCTCCTGTGCGGCGTGCTCAGCGTCGCCATGCTGACGATGCACGGCGCCGGCGTGATCGCCACCCGGACGCGTGGCGCGGTTGCAAATCGCAGCCGAACCTATGGGCGGATCGCCGCCGTCCTGACGCTCATCCTCTTCGCCCTCGGCGGATTGTGGATCGCCTATGGCATCGACGGCTACCGCGTCACCAACGCGATCGTCACCACGCTGCCCTCCAACCCGCTCAGCAAGTCGGTTGCGCTTGCGCGGGGCGCATGGCTCGCCAATTTCAGTGCCCATCCGTGGATGATGGCCGCCCCGGCACTGGGCTTTCTCGGTGCACTCCTGGCCCTTGCCGGCCTGTCTGCCAGAAACGGCTGGCTGGCGATCGGCGGTTCCAGCCTGTCCGTCACCGGCATCGTCGCCACGGCAGGGGTGTCGATGTTCCCCTTCCTGCTGCCCTCGTCCCTGAACCCCGTCATCAGCCTGACGGTCTGGGATGCATCGTCGAGCCATCTCACCCTGTTCATCATGTTGCTTGCGACGCTCATCTTCCTGCCGCTCATCCTGGCCTACACCACCTGGGTCTATAGCGTCATGCGCGGCCCGGTGACGGCCCAGAGCATCGAGCGCAACCCAAACGCCTACTGA
- the cydD gene encoding thiol reductant ABC exporter subunit CydD — MTTTTRHDRETARRHGRWLRARRADGGMALKAGLVLPLAAGLLLVGQAWLLAGIVDAVAVRGAMLADLDARIAGLAGLILARAMLSALGERAAARGAEAIKRQVRRRIMAGYLQGPLAPVRPESGAVASTIVEQVDALDGFYARFLPAMVQAAILPIAFAAIVLPVDIVVALLFIVTAPLIPLFMALVGWGAQAASDAQADAMARLSGFFADRLRGLLTIRLLGRVDDEAHLLMERGDALRRRTFRVLRIAFLSSAVLELFAALGVAGVALYIGLAYLGMIGSAGADATLAAGLFCLMIAPEVYQPLRLLAAHYHDRTGAMAAVAMIEAHYAEDRPVPDTGTARPPAAGRPTDLALRGLVLEAPGGRPLLHAFSLDIEADRHLGIIGASGCGKSTLIETIAGLRAPAAGTIRLGGTDLLKSSWGRRAETICHIGQSPRLFHGTIADNIRFARPDATDADIRRAADAALVQRFAARLPDGLETRIGEGGYGLSGGQAHRVGLARLFLRDPALILLDEPTAHLDTATEDELMANILAFAKGRMLVMATHSSGAAARMTTVLRFADGVLVPCGGRAARVRLVGKDAA, encoded by the coding sequence ATGACGACGACCACGAGACACGACCGCGAAACGGCACGGCGCCACGGGCGATGGCTGCGGGCACGCCGCGCCGATGGCGGCATGGCGCTGAAGGCGGGCCTCGTGCTGCCGTTGGCCGCCGGCCTGCTGCTTGTCGGGCAGGCGTGGCTTTTGGCGGGCATCGTCGATGCCGTCGCGGTACGGGGCGCAATGCTGGCCGATCTGGATGCACGGATTGCCGGCCTGGCCGGCCTGATCCTGGCGCGGGCGATGCTGTCGGCGCTCGGCGAGCGCGCGGCGGCGCGCGGCGCGGAAGCGATCAAGCGCCAGGTGCGCCGACGGATCATGGCCGGTTATCTGCAGGGGCCCCTCGCACCGGTGCGGCCCGAAAGCGGCGCCGTGGCATCGACGATCGTCGAGCAGGTCGACGCGCTCGACGGCTTTTATGCGCGTTTCCTGCCGGCCATGGTCCAGGCGGCAATCCTGCCCATCGCCTTCGCGGCCATCGTCCTGCCGGTGGATATCGTCGTCGCGCTGCTTTTCATCGTGACGGCGCCGCTGATTCCGCTATTCATGGCGCTGGTCGGTTGGGGTGCCCAGGCGGCAAGCGATGCGCAGGCCGATGCGATGGCCCGCCTGTCCGGCTTCTTCGCCGACCGGCTGCGCGGCCTTCTGACCATTCGCCTGCTGGGGCGGGTGGATGACGAGGCGCACCTGCTGATGGAGCGGGGCGACGCCTTGCGCAGGCGGACGTTCCGGGTGCTGCGTATCGCCTTCCTGTCGTCCGCGGTGCTGGAGCTGTTCGCGGCCCTCGGCGTCGCCGGTGTCGCACTCTATATCGGGCTCGCCTATCTGGGGATGATCGGCTCTGCCGGTGCCGACGCTACCCTCGCGGCCGGCCTGTTCTGCCTGATGATAGCCCCCGAGGTCTATCAGCCGCTGCGTTTGCTGGCGGCCCATTATCATGACCGCACGGGGGCCATGGCGGCCGTCGCCATGATCGAAGCACACTATGCCGAAGATCGCCCGGTGCCAGATACAGGCACGGCGCGGCCGCCGGCGGCCGGGCGCCCGACCGATCTGGCATTGCGGGGCCTTGTGCTGGAAGCTCCGGGAGGGCGGCCATTGCTGCACGCCTTCAGCCTCGACATCGAAGCCGACCGGCATCTTGGCATCATCGGTGCCAGCGGATGCGGCAAATCCACCCTGATCGAAACCATCGCCGGACTGCGCGCACCGGCGGCCGGAACGATCCGTCTCGGCGGCACCGATCTCCTGAAATCGTCCTGGGGCCGGCGTGCCGAAACGATCTGCCATATCGGCCAGTCGCCGCGACTGTTCCACGGCACCATCGCCGACAATATCCGCTTTGCCCGGCCCGACGCCACGGATGCCGATATTCGGCGGGCCGCCGATGCCGCGCTGGTTCAACGCTTTGCCGCGCGGCTGCCGGACGGGCTGGAAACGCGTATCGGTGAAGGCGGCTACGGCCTGTCCGGGGGGCAGGCGCACCGTGTCGGCCTGGCGCGCCTGTTCCTGCGCGATCCCGCGTTGATCCTGCTGGACGAGCCCACGGCGCACCTGGATACCGCGACCGAAGACGAGCTGATGGCCAACATTCTGGCATTCGCCAAGGGGCGGATGCTGGTCATGGCGACGCATTCATCCGGTGCCGCCGCCCGGATGACAACGGTGCTGCGCTTCGCGGACGGCGTGCTCGTTCCTTGTGGCGGGCGGGCCGCGCGGGTCCGCCTGGTCGGAAAGGACGCGGCATGA
- a CDS encoding DUF305 domain-containing protein, whose amino-acid sequence MKRFFLTAVLAAMAAGGALAQDTGSHAGHDMSVTTSATTASPAAEAYTDAMDRMHGPMMEGVANADPDVAFVLGMIPHHQGAIDMAKIVLEYGKDDFTRDLAQEVIAAQEKEIAGMRDWLKQRGIVEPTAPQ is encoded by the coding sequence ATGAAGCGGTTTTTCCTTACAGCGGTCCTTGCGGCCATGGCCGCGGGCGGCGCATTGGCGCAGGACACCGGGTCCCATGCCGGACACGACATGTCGGTCACGACATCGGCGACGACCGCGTCCCCCGCCGCCGAAGCCTACACGGATGCGATGGACAGGATGCACGGTCCGATGATGGAGGGTGTCGCCAACGCCGATCCCGACGTCGCCTTCGTGCTTGGAATGATTCCGCATCACCAGGGTGCGATCGACATGGCGAAGATCGTGCTTGAATACGGCAAGGATGATTTCACCCGTGATCTGGCGCAGGAGGTGATCGCCGCCCAGGAAAAGGAAATCGCCGGGATGCGCGACTGGTTGAAGCAGCGCGGCATCGTGGAACCCACCGCACCCCAGTGA